The genomic region CGCCGGCGATGTCGCCCCAGCTCAAACTGATCGCGCTCGATGCCGACGATCTCGCCGTGATCTCGACCCATATCCAGGACGCCCGTGTCCAGGCCACCGACATCATCTGGCGACAGAGCGAGAAAAGGCTTGTGGTCGGAATGAGCCGGCTGGACTGGGAGCAGACCTTGGAGGGCGAGGCCGAGCCGCGCCGGCTGGTCGCAGCGCTCCGTTTCGACCGTGTGCTCGCCTGCAAGTCGCGCAACATCGATCTCGCCGCGCCGGACAAGGTGCTGGATCTGGTCGGCATTGAATTTCACCCCCAGGACGGCCGCGCCGAGGAGCCCAGCGGCAGCGCCCTGCTTTTGTTCGCCCAGGGCGGCGCCATCCGCCTGGACGTCGAGTGCCTGGAATGCGAGCTGACCGACCTCGGGGCCGACACGCTGGGAACGGGAGTCGAGGGGGAGGGGTGAAGCGGCCGGTATACCAGCCGAATGGGCTCAGCCCCTGGCCGGAACGGCATCTCCCGAGGGTTGACGCAGCTTCCCCGCCGCGCCATTGAGCAGGGACCTGGTGTGCCGATCCGCCCCTCAAGACCAGCCGGAAGCCAAGCGAAACATGCCCGTTCGCCTCGACCGCAGCAGCGCCGATTTTGACCAGCGATTCGCCGCCTTCCTCGCCGCCAAGCGCGAGGCTTCGGCCGACGTCGAGGCCGCCGCGCGCGCGATCGTCGACGACGTGGCCAAGCGTGGCGATGCCGCCCTGCTCGAGGCGACGGCCAAGTTCGACCGCTTGAGGCTGGATGCATCCTCCTTGCGCGTCTCCGCCGCCGAGATCGAGGCCGCCGTGAAGGCCTGCGAGCCTGCGACGCTGGATGCGCTCAAGCTCGCGCGCGACCGCATCGAGACCTATCATCGCCGCCAGCTGCCGAAGGACGAGCGCTTCACCGATCCGCTCGGCGTCGAGCTCGGCTGGCGCTACACCGCGATCGAATCCGCCGGCCTCTACGTCCCCGGCGGCACGGCCGCCTATCCCTCATCGGTGCTGATGAACGCGGTGCCGGCGAAAGTCGCCGGCGTGTCGCGCCTCGTGATGGTGGTGCCCTCGCCGGACGGCAAGCTCAATCCGCTGGTCCTGGCGGCCGCCCATCTCGGCGGCGTCACCGAGATCTACCGTGTCGGCGGTGCGCAGGCCGTCGCCGCGCTCGCGCATGGCACCGCGACCATCGCGCCTGTCGCCAAGATCGTCGGCCCCGGCAATGCCTATGTCGCCGCCGCCAAGCGGCTGGTGTTCGGCAAGGTCGGCATCGACATGATCGCCGGCCCCTCGGAGGTGCTCGTCATCGCCGACGACACCGGCAATGCCGACTGGATCGCCGCCGACCTGCT from Bradyrhizobium sp. CB1015 harbors:
- a CDS encoding DUF2948 family protein encodes the protein MSPQLKLIALDADDLAVISTHIQDARVQATDIIWRQSEKRLVVGMSRLDWEQTLEGEAEPRRLVAALRFDRVLACKSRNIDLAAPDKVLDLVGIEFHPQDGRAEEPSGSALLLFAQGGAIRLDVECLECELTDLGADTLGTGVEGEG
- the hisD gene encoding histidinol dehydrogenase is translated as MPVRLDRSSADFDQRFAAFLAAKREASADVEAAARAIVDDVAKRGDAALLEATAKFDRLRLDASSLRVSAAEIEAAVKACEPATLDALKLARDRIETYHRRQLPKDERFTDPLGVELGWRYTAIESAGLYVPGGTAAYPSSVLMNAVPAKVAGVSRLVMVVPSPDGKLNPLVLAAAHLGGVTEIYRVGGAQAVAALAHGTATIAPVAKIVGPGNAYVAAAKRLVFGKVGIDMIAGPSEVLVIADDTGNADWIAADLLAQAEHDASAQSILITDSARLAADVEKAVEAQLKTLPRAAIASASWADFGAVIMVKNLGEAIPLADAIAAEHLEIMTVDPDALAANIRNAGAVFLGPHTPEAIGDYVGGSNHVLPTARSARFSSGLSVHDFMKRTSILKCGPDQLRALGPAAMTLGKAEGLDAHSRSIGLRLNLS